Proteins encoded in a region of the Kryptolebias marmoratus isolate JLee-2015 linkage group LG14, ASM164957v2, whole genome shotgun sequence genome:
- the kcnn2 gene encoding small conductance calcium-activated potassium channel protein 2 isoform X1 — MSSCRYNGGVMRPLSNLSSSRRNVHEFDSESQPLQPISAADASDALVSKPENNSTTVMPYASGDGGGGCGHGGGGGGGKSGKKKNQNIGEKLGHRRALFEKRKRLSDYALIFGMFGIVVMVIETELSWGAYGKESLYSLALKCLISLSTIILLGLIIIYHAREIQLFMVDNAADDWRIAMTYERIFFICLEILVCAIHPIPGNYTFTWTARLAYSYVPSKTDADVDIILSIPMFLRLYLIARVMLLHSKLFTDASSRSIGALNKINFNTRFVMKTLMTICPGTVLLVFTISLWIIAAWTVRACERYHDNQDITSNFLGAMWLISITFLTIGYGDMVPHTYCGKGVCLLTGIMGAGCTALVVAVVAKKLELTKAEKHVHNFMMDTQLTKRVKNTAANVLRETWLIYKNTKLVRKMDHARVRKHQRKFLQAIHQARKLRSVKMEQRKLNDQANSLVDLAKTQNIMYDMVSDLNERGEDMEKRIALLETKLETLLTNLQALPGLISQVISQQHRDFMEVQLQPYDKHNPERSQSVSRRRSSSTAPPTSSESS; from the exons ATGAGCAGCTGCAGGTACAACGGCGGCGTGATGCGGCCGCTCAGCAACTTGAGCTCGTCCCGCAGAAACGTGCACGAGTTCGACTCCGAGTCGCAGCCCCTGCAGCCCATCTCGGCCGCAGATGCGTCGGACGCGTTAGTCTCCAAGCCGGAGAACAACTCCACCACGGTGATGCCTTACGCATCCGGGGACGGAGGGGGAGGCTGCGGCCacggaggagggggaggaggaggcaaGTCGGGGAAAAAGAAGAACCAGAACATTGGGGAGAAGCTGGGACACCGGAGGGCCTTGTTTGAGAAGCGGAAGCGTCTGAGCGACTACGCGTTAATTTTCGGGATGTTTGGGATCGTTGTTATGGTTATAGAGACTGAACTCTCGTGGGGAGCCTATGGGAAG GAATCCCTGTATTCATTAGCTCTAAAATGCCTGATAAGCCTTTCTACAATCATTCTCCTGGGGCTGATTATCATCTACCATGCGAGGGAGATCCAG CTTTTCATGGTGGACAACGCAGCTGACGACTGGAGGATAGCCATGACGTACGAACGCATCTTCTTCATCTGTCTGGAGATCTTGGTGTGCGCCATACACCCCATCCCAGGAAACTACACCTTCACCTGGACGGCACGCCTGGCGTACTCCTACGTCCCGTCCAAGACGGACGCAGACGTGGACATCATCCTGTCCATTCCCATGTTCCTGCGGCTGTACCTCATCGCTCGAGTCATGCTGCTGCACAGCAAGCTCTTCACCGACGCGTCGTCCCGCAGCATCGGAGCGCTCAACAAGATAAACTTTAACACACGCTTTGTGATGAAAACCCTCATGACTATCTGTCCCGGCACTGTGCTGCTGGTCTTCACCATCTCGCTGTGGATCATCGCTGCATGGACAGTGAGAGCTTGCGAGAG GTACCATGACAACCAGGATATAACCAGCAACTTTCTTGGAGCCATGTGGTTGATCTCAATCACATTTCTCACTATTGGTTATGGGGATATGGTCCCGCACACGTACTGTGGAAAAGGAGTCTGCCTCCTGACTGGCATTATG GGTGCCGGCTGCACTGCTTTGGTGGTGGCCGTAGTGGCAAAGAAACTGGAACTAACCAAAGCTGAAAAACATGTCCACAATTTTATGATGGATACCCAGCTGACAAAAAGG GTGAAAAACACAGCTGCGAATGTTCTCAGGGAGACGTGGCTCATCTACAAGAACACCAAACTGGTGAGAAAGATGGACCACGCTAGAGTCAGGAAGCACCAGAGAAAATTTCTCCAAGCCATTCACCA AGCTCGAAA ATTGAGAAGTGTTAAAATGGAGCAACGCAAGCTGAATGACCAAGCAAACTCACTAGTGGACCTTGCAAAG ACTCAGAACATCATGTACGACATGGTGTCGGACCTAAACGAGAGAGGCGAGGACATGGAGAAGAGGATCGCCCTGCTGGAGACCAAGCTGGAGACTCTGCTGACTAACTTGCAAGCTCTTCCTGGACTCATCAGCCAGGTCATCAGCCAGCAGCACAGGGACTTCATGGAGGTGCAGCTCCAGCCGTACGACAAACACAACCCCGAGCGCTCGCAGTCGGTGTCGCGACGGAGGTCGTCCTCCACGGCGCCGCCCACCTCCTCAGAGAGCAGCTAG
- the drg1 gene encoding developmentally-regulated GTP-binding protein 1 encodes MSILAKIAEIENEMARTQKNKATAHHLGLLKARLAKLRRELITPKGGSGGGTGEGFDVAKTGDARIGFVGFPSVGKSTLLSNLAGVYSEVAAYEFTTLTTVPGVIRYKGAKIQLLDLPGIIEGAKDGKGRGRQVIAVARTCNLILIVLDVLKPLLHKKLIEHELEGFGIRLNKQPPNIGFKKKDKGGINFTATCTQSELDAETVKSILSEYKIHNADITLRSDVTADDLIDMVEGNRVYIPCIYVLNKIDQISIEELDVIYKVPHCVPISAHHRWNFDDLLEKMWDYLQLVRIYTKPKGQLPDYTSPVVLPNGRTSVEDFCLKIHKNLIKELKYALVWGSSVKHNPQKVGKDHVMEDEDVIQLVKK; translated from the exons ATGAGCATACTCgctaaaatagcagaaataGAAAATGAG ATGGCCAGGACGCAAAAGAACAAGGCCACGGCTCACCACTTGGGTCTGCTCAAAGCCCGTCTAGCCAAACTGAGGAGGGAACTCATCACACCGAAAGGCGGCAGCGGGGGTGGAACAGGAGAAG GTTTTGATGTGGCGAAAACCGGTGACGCTCGAATCggttttgttggttttccttCAGTTGGAAAGTCCACCCTGCTCAGTAACCTCGCAGGTGTGTACTCTGAGGTCGCAGCCTATGAGTTCACGACGCTTACGACAGTCCCTGGAGTTATTAGGTACAAAGGTGCCAAAATTCAG CTCTTGGATCTCCCAGGAATCATCGAGGGAGCCAAGGATGGCAAGGGAAGAGGCAGACAGGTCATCGCAG TGGCTCGAACTTGCAATCTAATCCTGATAGTGCTCGATGTGCTGAAGCCTCTTCTTCATAAGAAGCTAATTGAACATGAGCTGGAGGGCTTCGGCATCCGACTTAACAAACAGCCACCCAACATCGGGTtcaagaaaaaagacaaaggaggCATCAACTTCACCGCTACG tGTACACAAAGTGAGCTGGACGCTGAGACGGTTAAGAGCATCCTGTCAGAGTACAAGATCCACAACGCCGACATCACTCTGCGCAGcgatgtcacagctgatgacCTTATTGATATGGTGGAGGGAAACCG GGTCTACATCCCGTGCATTTATGTGCTGAATAAAATCGACCAGATCTCTATTGAGGAGCTGGACGTCATCTACAAAGTGCCCCACTGCGTTCCCATCTCAGCCCACCACCGCTGGAACTTCGACGACCTGCTGGAGAAGATGTGGGACTACTTGCAGCTTGTGCGCAT CTACACCAAACCAAAAGGCCAGCTACCCGATTACACGTCTCCTGTTGTGCTCCCGAACGGACGGACTTCAGTGGAGGATTTCTGCTTAAAGATTCATAAAAACCTCATCAAAGAATTGAAGTA CGCGCTCGTGTGGGGCTCGTCCGTGAAACACAACCCTCAGAAGGTGGGCAAAGACCACGTCATGGAGGATGAAGACGTTATCCAGctggtgaaaaaataa
- the kcnn2 gene encoding small conductance calcium-activated potassium channel protein 2 isoform X2: MSSCRYNGGVMRPLSNLSSSRRNVHEFDSESQPLQPISAADASDALVSKPENNSTTVMPYASGDGGGGCGHGGGGGGGKSGKKKNQNIGEKLGHRRALFEKRKRLSDYALIFGMFGIVVMVIETELSWGAYGKESLYSLALKCLISLSTIILLGLIIIYHAREIQLFMVDNAADDWRIAMTYERIFFICLEILVCAIHPIPGNYTFTWTARLAYSYVPSKTDADVDIILSIPMFLRLYLIARVMLLHSKLFTDASSRSIGALNKINFNTRFVMKTLMTICPGTVLLVFTISLWIIAAWTVRACERYHDNQDITSNFLGAMWLISITFLTIGYGDMVPHTYCGKGVCLLTGIMGAGCTALVVAVVAKKLELTKAEKHVHNFMMDTQLTKRVKNTAANVLRETWLIYKNTKLVRKMDHARVRKHQRKFLQAIHQLRTSCTTWCRT, from the exons ATGAGCAGCTGCAGGTACAACGGCGGCGTGATGCGGCCGCTCAGCAACTTGAGCTCGTCCCGCAGAAACGTGCACGAGTTCGACTCCGAGTCGCAGCCCCTGCAGCCCATCTCGGCCGCAGATGCGTCGGACGCGTTAGTCTCCAAGCCGGAGAACAACTCCACCACGGTGATGCCTTACGCATCCGGGGACGGAGGGGGAGGCTGCGGCCacggaggagggggaggaggaggcaaGTCGGGGAAAAAGAAGAACCAGAACATTGGGGAGAAGCTGGGACACCGGAGGGCCTTGTTTGAGAAGCGGAAGCGTCTGAGCGACTACGCGTTAATTTTCGGGATGTTTGGGATCGTTGTTATGGTTATAGAGACTGAACTCTCGTGGGGAGCCTATGGGAAG GAATCCCTGTATTCATTAGCTCTAAAATGCCTGATAAGCCTTTCTACAATCATTCTCCTGGGGCTGATTATCATCTACCATGCGAGGGAGATCCAG CTTTTCATGGTGGACAACGCAGCTGACGACTGGAGGATAGCCATGACGTACGAACGCATCTTCTTCATCTGTCTGGAGATCTTGGTGTGCGCCATACACCCCATCCCAGGAAACTACACCTTCACCTGGACGGCACGCCTGGCGTACTCCTACGTCCCGTCCAAGACGGACGCAGACGTGGACATCATCCTGTCCATTCCCATGTTCCTGCGGCTGTACCTCATCGCTCGAGTCATGCTGCTGCACAGCAAGCTCTTCACCGACGCGTCGTCCCGCAGCATCGGAGCGCTCAACAAGATAAACTTTAACACACGCTTTGTGATGAAAACCCTCATGACTATCTGTCCCGGCACTGTGCTGCTGGTCTTCACCATCTCGCTGTGGATCATCGCTGCATGGACAGTGAGAGCTTGCGAGAG GTACCATGACAACCAGGATATAACCAGCAACTTTCTTGGAGCCATGTGGTTGATCTCAATCACATTTCTCACTATTGGTTATGGGGATATGGTCCCGCACACGTACTGTGGAAAAGGAGTCTGCCTCCTGACTGGCATTATG GGTGCCGGCTGCACTGCTTTGGTGGTGGCCGTAGTGGCAAAGAAACTGGAACTAACCAAAGCTGAAAAACATGTCCACAATTTTATGATGGATACCCAGCTGACAAAAAGG GTGAAAAACACAGCTGCGAATGTTCTCAGGGAGACGTGGCTCATCTACAAGAACACCAAACTGGTGAGAAAGATGGACCACGCTAGAGTCAGGAAGCACCAGAGAAAATTTCTCCAAGCCATTCACCA ACTCAGAACATCATGTACGACATGGTGTCGGACCTAA